From a region of the Rhipicephalus microplus isolate Deutch F79 chromosome X, USDA_Rmic, whole genome shotgun sequence genome:
- the LOC119175760 gene encoding mitochondrial sodium/calcium exchanger protein, with amino-acid sequence MGTTALHFSNSEGDCSLVNSLANDSATRCLLARSLEDCDAGRAILPYVDFLYCRGDQGASFPSLLLLVLWLATLFVALGSTASSYLCPALVHISKALQLSQGVAGVTFLAFGNGAPDTIATIASIRRDRTALAIGELFGGGTYVATIVVGLIFINNDFELIQSSLLRDVIFYLGASFWAFTLYFNRCIRLADAVGFIALYLFYITVAVWGQKLIARLSRIQFRREVSASRRVSRVSFSNVDKEISQSLNSSSLARSDKGDEESQDLASLAEANDVVSTPPPFLTRPRLRRSSSGISLHHHHENAIYYFTASVEEDQEEAPEVVDPRRASRWSQASFNFVASSVFPGEATPLLGPSTDEKMPPTYSEWIEFLLHVSPVEPGEWKDKRLCYKIYDVLTLPISLVLVLTIPVVDHENRHANWSRPLNSLHCVTGPIVALSISGILTVRIGDMVPAWCVALTLGVALACLVWFTSSVHEPPRYHLVFAYAGFAMSIVWIYGVATEIVALLKAFGALYGISDVILGMTVLAWGNNIGDLVTNLQLSRQGFPQMAMAACFAGPVLALLLGIGVAFSMNLVSRSVSSIELHYSELLPLIYGALVIVLFVLLLSALVTWFRSSRVVGAILILFYVLFLLSTALVEIFLIQKK; translated from the coding sequence ATGGGCACGACCGCCCTGCACTTCTCGAACAGCGAGGGTGACTGCAGCTTGGTGAACAGCCTCGCCAACGACAGCGCTACTCGCTGCTTGCTCGCTAGAAGCCTTGAAGACTGCGACGCTGGCCGTGCGATTCTGCCGTACGTGGATTTCCTGTACTGCAGAGGAGACCAGGGTGCGAGCTTTCCCTCGCTGCTGCTTTTGGTCCTGTGGCTCGCGACCTTGTTTGTGGCGCTGGGGTCAACGGCCAGCTCCTACCTGTGTCCAGCACTCGTGCACATTTCAAAGGCCCTTCAACTCTCGCAGGGTGTCGCCGGCGTCACTTTTCTGGCATTCGGTAATGGAGCGCCGGACACCATCGCAACGATCGCCAGCATCCGGCGTGACCGCACGGCATTGGCTATCGGTGAGCTGTTCGGAGGAGGCACCTACGTCGCGACCATCGTCGTTGGCCTTATCTTCATCAACAACGACTTcgagctgatccagtcatccctCCTGAGAGACGTCATCTTTTATCTGGGGGCTTCCTTTTGGGCCTTCACGCTTTATTTCAACAGATGTATCAGACTAGCTGACGCAGTTGGCTTCATCGCACTTTACTTATTCTACATAACGGTTGCGGTCTGGGGCCAGAAGTTGATTGCCAGACTGAGCAGGATTCAATTCCGCCGGGAAGTCTCTGCGAGCAGGCGCGTCTCCCGAGTCAGCTTCAGCAACGTTGATAAAGAAATCAGCCAGTCTTTGAACAGCAGTTCTCTTGCCAGGAGCGACAAAGGTGATGAAGAAAGTCAAGATCTGGCTTCTCTGGCCGAAGCGAACGACGTGGTCAGCACGCCACCGCCGTTTCTGACCAGACCCCGCTTGCGTCGATCGTCCTCAGGTATCAGTCTGCACCACCATCACGAAAATGCAATCTACTACTTCACTGCCTCAGTCGAAGAAGACCAAGAAGAGGCTCCAGAAGTGGTGGATCCACGGCGTGCGTCACGATGGAGCCAGGCCTCGTTCAATTTCGTCGCGTCGTCTGTGTTCCCTGGCGAGGCAACACCGCTGCTCGGCCCGTCGACTGACGAGAAGATGCCCCCGACATACAGTGAGTGGATCGAGTTTCTTCTGCACGTTTCCCCCGTGGAACCTGGCGAGTGGAAAGACAAGCGTCTCTGCTACAAAATCTACGACGTACTGACCCTGCCCATTTCGCTGGTGCTTGTGCTGACCATACCGGTGGTGGACCACGAGAACCGTCATGCCAATTGGTCCCGACCGCTTAATTCTCTGCACTGCGTCACTGGTCCGATCGTGGCCCTAAGCATTTCTGGAATTTTAACTGTACGCATTGGCGACATGGTGCCTGCCTGGTGCGTAGCTCTTACGTTAGGCGTCGCATTGGCCTGCCTCGTCTGGTTCACATCGTCGGTGCATGAGCCACCGCGTTACCACCTTGTATTTGCCTACGCTGGCTTTGCCATGTCTATCGTTTGGATCTACGGCGTCGCCACTGAGATAGTGGCACTCCTCAAGGCATTCGGCGCTCTGTACGGCATCAGTGACGTCATTCTTGGTATGACCGTTCTCGCGTGGGGCAACAACATTGGGGACCTGGTGACCAACCTGCAGCTGTCGCGCCAGGGCTTTCCGCAGATGGCCATGGCAGCTTGCTTCGCCGGACCCGTACTAGCACTGCTACTAGGTATCGGTGTTGCTTTCAGTATGAACCTCGTATCGAGATCCGTGTCAAGCATAGAGCTGCACTACAGCGAGCTGCTCCCGCTGATATACGGGGCGCTCGTAATTGTCCTGTTTGTGCTTCTTCTGTCGGCGCTTGTGACGTGGTTCCGTTCGTCTCGCGTTGTCGGGGCAATCCTCATACTCTTCTATGTACTCTTTCTTCTCTCTACTGCGCTTGTTGAGATATTCCTTATCCAAAAGAAATAA